A stretch of Malus sylvestris chromosome 11, drMalSylv7.2, whole genome shotgun sequence DNA encodes these proteins:
- the LOC126588683 gene encoding zinc finger CCCH domain-containing protein 55-like, translating to MGSYELTNVLFSKIKTLDPENAIKIMGYLLIQDFAEKDLIRLAYGPETLLHSLILRAKIQLGLLANSSSASSTPSSPSPLNPIARPTNGNPFSQSSPRIPNGFDFGKTPSSPSSNSWPLSGFPSNSVSPKASPLLSYDNIRAGSFSLPVHSHQFSKDGGGDGWPGSDLIEEHQLNEYLSFLNESSSSSRPEDFIDPRLELGHGVPDWAHSVNNGDTHFHRRSYSASDACLGSEDPALGVGFKPCLYFARGFCKNGNNCKFVHGDFSDSDGSGAIVGSPSNLDGFEQHEEMMRLKAQQQRLAAASQFMAGASPSSYNKYMNFLLQQQNDPQRVAAMMMGEELYKFGRCRPDRNELLAMASVEKASSASRQIYLTFPAESTFRDEDVSEYFSKFGPVQDVRIPYQQKRMFGFVTFVYPETVRLILSKGNPHFICDSRVLVKPYKEKGKILDKRQQQQQHLERGEFSPCLNPGGLDSRDPYDLPLGGRMFYNTQEMLLRRKLEEQVELQQAIELQGRRLMSLQLPDWKNDRLPHHHRSLSVGAHGPPLSPHSHAQINQNILPFDSTEQEVAEDHRDTPAASISVTGAVAELQQLQMEDNLAFIHNNVNGNGNGKDKEQGSNLDAPNLHKIVEQVLPDSLFASPTNSAGDHLSALSTAVPKVNDTAITTETNTSSSSSSSVNAAGFIASH from the exons ATGGGTTCCTATGAACTTACAAACGTACTCTTCTCGAAGATCAAAACTTTAGACCCAGAAAATGCCATCAAAATCATGGGTTATCTTCTCATTCAGGATTTCGCCGAGAAGGATTTGATTCGTTTGGCTTATGGTCCGGAGACCCTTTTGCACTCGCTGATTCTGAGAGCTAAAATCCAGTTGGGACTTTTGGCAAACAGTTCGTCTGCATCGTCCACTCCTTCGTCTCCCTCACCGTTAAACCCCATAGCCAGACCAACCAACGGCAACCCATTTTCTCAGTCCTCTCCTAGAATACCAAACGGCTTTGACTTTGGAAAAACCCCTTCTTCGCCCTCTTCGAATTCCTGGCCGCTTTCTGGCTTTCCAAGCAACTCTGTTAGCCCAAAGGCAAGCCCTTTACTCTCTTATGATAATATCCGGGCCGGGTCCTTTTCCCTTCCAGTACATTCACACCAGTTCAGTAaggatggtggtggtgatggttggCCGGGAAGTGACCTCATTGAGGAGCACCAACTCAACGAGTACCTCTCCTTTCTCAACGAGTCCTCTTCCTCGTCGAGGCCGGAGGATTTCATTGATCCCAGGCTCGAATTGGGGCATGGGGTTCCTGATTGGGCTCATTCGGTTAACAATGGCGACACCCATTTCCACAGAAGGAGCTATTCGGCCAGCGACGCGTGTCTCGGGTCCGAGGACCCTGCTTTGGGAGTTGGGTTCAAGCCATGTCTTTACTTTGCTAGAGGGTTTTGCAAGAATGGAAACAATTGCAAGTTTGTGCATGGCGATTTTTCTGATTCCGATGGTTCTGGTGCCATTGTGGGGTCTCCCAGTAATCTCGACGGTTTCGAACAGCACGAGGAGATGATGAGGTTGAAAGCCCAGCAACAGAGATTAGCTGCTGCCTCTCAGTTTATGGCTGGAGCGTCCCCTTCTTCGTACAATAAGTACATGAATTTCCTTTTGCAACAGCAGAATGATCCTCAGAG AGTTGCGGCAATGATGATGGGGGAAGAACTTTACAAGTTTGGGCGGTGTCGGCCTGATAGAAACGAACTTTTAGCAATGGCTTCTGTTGAAAAGGCAAGCTCGGCTTCAAGACAGATCTACTTGACATTCCCAGCCGAGAGCACTTTCAGAGATGAAGATGTTTCTGAATACTTCAG CAAGTTTGGGCCAGTTCAAGATGTAAGGATCCCATACCAGCAGAAGCGAATGTTTGGGTTCGTAACATTTGTCTACCCAGAAACTGTCAGGCTTATATTGTCCAAGGGAAACCCTCATTTTATATGTGATTCACGTGTGCTTGTCAAGCCCTACAAGGAGAAGGGAAAAATCCTGGACAA GAGGCAACAGCAACAACAGCATTTAGAGAGGGGAGAATTTTCACCATGTTTGAACCCTGGTGGTCTTGATTCTAGGGATCCCTATGATCTCCCACTGG GGGGAAGAATGTTCTACAATACACAGGAGATGTTATTGAGAAGAAAATTGGAGGAGCAGGTTGAACTGCAGCAAGCCATTGAGCTACAAGGTAGAAGACTCATGAGTCTGCAGCTCCCGGACTGGAAGAATGATCGCTTACCCCATCATCACCGCAGTCTATCTGTTGGTGCTCATGGTCCTCCCTTGAGCCCTCATTCTCATGCTCAGATCAATCAAAATATCCTTCCATTTGACAGCACTGAACAAGAAGTTGCAGAAG ACCACAGGGATACTCCAGCTGCCTCCATCTCTGTGACTGGTGCAGTTGCTGAGCTGCAGCAGCTTCAGATGGAAGATAATTTAGCTTTCATTCACAACAATGTCAATGGCAATGGAAATGGCAAAGACAAGGAGCAAGGCTCGAACCTGGATGCCCCAAATCTTCATAAAAT TGTAGAGCAGGTCCTGCCTGATAGCCTCTTTGCTTCTCCTACAAATTCCGCTGGAGATCATCTCTCGGCCTTGTCAACCGCTGTACCCAAAGTTAATGATACCGCCATTACTACTGAAACAAACACATCATCATCGTCGTCGTCATCAGTCAATGCTGCTGGCTTCATTGCTTCTCATTAG